One region of Polaribacter pectinis genomic DNA includes:
- a CDS encoding AsmA-like C-terminal region-containing protein, whose amino-acid sequence MNKKEIKKSTTKKVLKWIVSIFLVLIIALVSIPFLFKDKIVQMVTNTINNSINATVTFKESDLSLFRSFPLASLKVNDISVANKAPFLGDTLFNAKTLSLDMKITELFKNTNETIDLQSIEASNGKVNIIFNKENVGNYDIAIKNEAVNSAENSSSFSFNIQDYKVDNLQFNYLDESSNMKLQLDSIYHTGKGNFAKDILDLDTETTAKLSFDMENVNYIKNVAVKLNAVLGIDLKNSKYTFKENTGYINQLPLEFDGFIQLIEENQLYDISFKTPTSSFKNALALMPAQYSGNLKTIKTEGNFDMNGVVKGALSETTIPAFDISIKSENAMFKYADLPKSVKNITIDSKIINKTGNTKDTYVDINKLNFKIDEDAFSANGSVRNITTNPNINIAAKGTINLANIGKVYPAPLEKELAGILKADIKSSFDMNSVEKGNYQNIKNEGNLSVSKFKYEGKDVANAFLIDNASVIFNTNSIKLNEFIAKTGTSDLSIKGNLENFYGFLFKDQTLKGDFNLNSSNFKVNDFLSKETAETETSATSTLKIPAFLDIKLNAKAKTVLYDNITLSNVSGDVFIKDESVNLKNLNSDIFGGNIGMNGTVSTKGKEANFSMDLNLNQLNIADSFTQLEMLKSIAPIAKSIEGKINSTVKVSGILDENMSPNLKSITGDLFGKLLNPKIKGNKSKALSLLDKNVDFINLDNLNLDGINALFTFNNGEVSVKPIDLKYKDIGIVIDGKHGFDNTMNYNVVFDLPVKYLGTTVTNALAKLTPKDAADIKTIPVTTNLTGSFSSPNFSTNIKDATATLMKNIVEKQKQSLIDKGKDKLTDLLGLGTQKNDSIKKDSTVTKNDTKDKIKNVLGGLFGNKKKDTVKKKN is encoded by the coding sequence TTAACAATAGTATAAATGCAACCGTAACTTTTAAAGAATCAGATTTAAGTTTATTTAGAAGTTTTCCTCTAGCTAGTTTAAAAGTTAATGATATTTCTGTAGCAAATAAAGCCCCTTTTTTAGGTGATACTTTATTCAATGCTAAAACATTAAGTTTAGACATGAAAATTACTGAGCTTTTTAAAAACACCAATGAAACCATTGATTTACAAAGCATTGAAGCTTCAAACGGAAAAGTAAATATTATTTTCAATAAAGAAAATGTAGGTAATTATGATATTGCTATAAAAAATGAAGCTGTAAATTCAGCCGAGAATTCAAGTTCATTTTCTTTTAACATTCAAGATTATAAAGTAGATAATTTACAATTTAATTATTTAGATGAAAGTTCTAACATGAAACTTCAATTAGATAGTATTTATCATACAGGAAAAGGAAACTTTGCAAAAGATATTTTAGATTTAGATACAGAAACTACAGCTAAATTATCTTTTGATATGGAGAATGTAAACTATATTAAAAATGTTGCTGTAAAGTTAAATGCGGTTTTAGGAATAGATTTAAAAAATAGCAAATACACTTTTAAAGAAAATACAGGTTACATAAATCAACTGCCATTAGAATTTGATGGATTTATTCAACTTATAGAAGAAAACCAGTTGTATGATATTAGTTTTAAAACACCAACATCATCTTTTAAAAATGCTTTAGCATTAATGCCTGCACAATATTCTGGGAATTTAAAAACGATTAAAACTGAAGGTAATTTTGATATGAATGGAGTTGTGAAAGGAGCTTTATCTGAAACAACAATTCCGGCTTTTGATATTTCAATAAAATCAGAAAATGCAATGTTTAAATATGCTGATTTACCAAAATCGGTTAAAAACATTACAATAGATTCAAAAATAATTAACAAAACAGGGAACACAAAAGATACCTATGTAGACATTAATAAATTAAATTTTAAAATTGATGAAGATGCGTTTTCTGCAAATGGTAGTGTCAGAAATATAACAACAAACCCAAATATAAATATTGCAGCAAAAGGAACTATTAATTTAGCAAATATTGGTAAAGTATATCCTGCTCCACTAGAAAAAGAATTAGCTGGAATTTTAAAGGCAGATATAAAATCGAGTTTTGATATGAATTCTGTTGAAAAAGGAAATTATCAAAACATTAAAAACGAAGGAAATCTTTCTGTTAGTAAATTTAAATATGAAGGAAAAGATGTGGCAAATGCTTTTTTAATAGACAATGCTTCAGTTATATTCAATACAAATTCAATTAAATTAAATGAATTTATAGCAAAAACAGGAACTTCAGATTTATCGATAAAAGGAAATTTAGAGAATTTTTACGGTTTCTTATTTAAAGACCAGACGTTAAAAGGAGATTTTAACTTGAATTCTTCTAACTTTAAAGTGAATGACTTCTTATCTAAAGAAACTGCTGAAACAGAAACTAGCGCTACTTCAACTTTAAAAATTCCTGCATTTTTAGATATTAAATTAAATGCAAAAGCAAAGACAGTTTTATATGATAACATTACACTTTCTAATGTTTCTGGAGATGTTTTTATAAAAGATGAATCCGTTAATTTAAAAAACTTGAATTCAGATATTTTTGGAGGAAATATTGGTATGAATGGTACTGTTTCTACCAAAGGAAAAGAGGCTAATTTCTCTATGGATTTAAACTTGAATCAACTAAACATTGCAGATTCTTTTACGCAATTAGAAATGTTAAAATCTATTGCTCCAATTGCTAAAAGTATCGAAGGTAAAATAAATTCGACCGTTAAAGTTTCTGGAATTTTAGACGAAAATATGAGTCCTAATTTAAAATCAATTACTGGAGATTTATTTGGGAAATTATTAAACCCAAAAATTAAAGGTAATAAATCGAAAGCACTTTCTTTACTAGATAAAAATGTTGATTTTATTAACCTAGACAACTTAAATTTAGATGGAATTAATGCACTTTTTACCTTTAATAATGGTGAAGTTAGTGTAAAACCTATAGATCTTAAATATAAAGACATTGGTATTGTAATTGATGGTAAACATGGTTTCGATAATACTATGAATTACAATGTTGTTTTCGATTTACCCGTAAAATATTTAGGAACTACGGTTACAAATGCATTGGCAAAATTAACACCAAAAGATGCAGCAGATATAAAAACGATTCCTGTAACAACCAATTTAACAGGTAGTTTTTCTAGTCCTAATTTTTCTACTAATATAAAAGATGCAACTGCTACTTTAATGAAGAATATTGTAGAAAAACAAAAACAAAGTCTTATTGATAAAGGAAAAGACAAATTAACCGATTTATTAGGTTTAGGAACCCAAAAAAATGACTCAATTAAAAAAGATTCTACTGTAACAAAGAACGATACTAAAGATAAAATTAAAAATGTTCTTGGAGGTCTTTTTGGAAACAAGAAAAAAGATACTGTTAAAAAGAAAAATTAA
- a CDS encoding DUF5362 family protein, with protein sequence MQNAITELEQLTLTSSAKSFLRETAKWCKFLSILGFVFVGIMIIASFFIGSLYNNMPQAQGMPFDFRAMMTGMYLVLGLIYIFPIYYLYQFSVKMKKALISKDDEVLAKAFEMLKSHYKFVGVLAIILLSLYVLAIVIGLIAALSSGSAF encoded by the coding sequence ATGCAAAATGCAATTACAGAATTAGAGCAATTAACTTTAACAAGTTCCGCAAAAAGCTTTTTAAGAGAAACCGCTAAATGGTGTAAATTTTTATCAATATTGGGTTTTGTATTTGTGGGAATTATGATAATTGCTAGCTTTTTTATAGGTTCTCTATACAATAATATGCCTCAAGCACAAGGAATGCCTTTTGATTTTAGAGCAATGATGACTGGAATGTATTTAGTTCTTGGTCTAATTTATATTTTTCCGATCTACTATTTATATCAATTTTCTGTAAAAATGAAAAAGGCTTTAATATCTAAAGATGATGAAGTTTTGGCCAAAGCATTCGAAATGTTGAAATCGCATTATAAATTTGTTGGAGTGTTAGCCATTATTCTATTATCACTTTATGTTTTAGCAATAGTTATTGGGTTAATTGCAGCATTATCTTCTGGTTCAGCTTTCTAA
- the rocD gene encoding ornithine--oxo-acid transaminase, with amino-acid sequence MAVLDKLTSQEAIELENKYGAHNYHPLPVVLSRGEGVYVWDVEGKKYYDFLSAYSAVNQGHCHPKIVDAMTNQAKTLSLTSRAFYNDMLGRYEKFATEYFGFDKLLPMNTGAEAVETALKIARKWAYEVKGIDENKAQIIVCENNFHGRTTTIISFSNDPVARKNFGPYTKGFIKIEYDNLQELQETLESSNNIAAFLVEPIQGEAGVYVPSDGYLAAAKKMCEDHNVLFIADEVQTGIARTGRLLATCGNCSCPEKNCSGTPEIKPDVLILGKALSGGAYPVSAVLANDSVMNVIRPGNHGSTFGGNPIAAAVAMAALKVVADEKLAINADKLGEIFRAELTEFCKNNHLVESVRGRGLLNAILINDSEDSSTAWDICIKLRDNGLLAKPTHGNIIRFAPPLVMTEEQLMDCISIIKKTISEF; translated from the coding sequence ATGGCTGTTTTAGACAAATTAACTTCGCAAGAAGCAATCGAATTAGAGAACAAATATGGAGCGCACAACTATCATCCACTTCCTGTGGTTTTGAGTAGAGGAGAAGGCGTGTATGTTTGGGATGTGGAAGGAAAAAAATATTATGATTTTTTATCGGCTTATTCTGCTGTAAATCAAGGGCATTGTCATCCGAAAATTGTGGATGCAATGACGAATCAAGCAAAAACGTTGAGTTTAACTTCGCGTGCATTTTATAATGATATGCTTGGTAGATATGAAAAATTTGCAACCGAATATTTTGGTTTCGACAAATTATTACCAATGAATACTGGTGCAGAAGCTGTGGAAACTGCTTTAAAAATTGCCAGAAAATGGGCGTATGAAGTAAAAGGAATTGATGAAAATAAAGCACAAATTATTGTTTGTGAGAATAATTTTCATGGTAGAACAACTACAATAATATCATTTTCTAACGACCCTGTTGCTCGTAAAAACTTTGGTCCTTATACAAAAGGTTTTATAAAAATTGAATATGATAATTTACAGGAATTACAAGAAACGCTAGAAAGTAGTAACAATATTGCTGCATTTTTGGTGGAACCAATTCAAGGTGAAGCTGGTGTTTATGTTCCTTCTGATGGTTATTTAGCGGCTGCAAAGAAAATGTGTGAAGACCACAACGTTCTATTTATTGCAGATGAAGTACAAACAGGAATTGCAAGAACGGGTCGTTTATTAGCTACTTGTGGAAATTGTTCTTGTCCAGAGAAAAATTGTTCTGGAACTCCAGAAATAAAACCAGATGTTTTAATTCTTGGAAAAGCACTTTCTGGTGGAGCATATCCTGTTTCTGCGGTTTTAGCAAATGACAGTGTTATGAATGTGATTCGTCCTGGAAACCATGGTTCTACTTTTGGTGGAAACCCAATTGCTGCTGCTGTTGCAATGGCTGCACTAAAAGTTGTTGCTGATGAAAAATTAGCAATTAATGCTGATAAATTAGGTGAAATTTTTAGAGCTGAATTAACAGAATTCTGTAAAAACAATCATTTAGTGGAATCTGTAAGAGGTAGAGGATTGTTAAACGCAATTTTAATTAACGATTCTGAAGATAGTTCTACTGCTTGGGATATTTGTATTAAATTACGTGATAACGGTTTATTAGCAAAGCCAACACATGGAAATATTATTCGTTTTGCGCCACCTTTAGTAATGACTGAAGAGCAATTAATGGATTGTATTTCTATAATTAAGAAAACAATTTCTGAATTTTAG
- the rlmD gene encoding 23S rRNA (uracil(1939)-C(5))-methyltransferase RlmD — MPRRERNKFVKKNQVLELKIEDYAFGGKGIARIHSEEGSFVVFVPNTLPGQLVKAQISKSSKNYAEAKLIDVLEPSEDEVEVEFQDIPGAPYIQLPIELQHRYKKESTLSLFKRIGKVENIEDLFDEFVTSPNVFHYRNKMEYGFSAIGYDRIHKTDKDEFTLGFKRRGVWWMGDNLEKDSGLFDKQMEDNLKNIRQYCIETGLDPWHGPKKEGFFRYFVVRKSFKTDELLCNLVTTSPDLDKFDLQKFANFLKDIFGERLAGLLHTINDETGDRTIATSGSLELVYGKDKIVEELLGLNFEISMKSFFQTNPKCAEKLYNKVVEYVLEDKSKVDNTVVMDLFCGTGTIGQIVASKSENAKIVGVDIVASAIADAKKNAKRNNIEGLKFFAADVGKFLIAHPEYQNKIKTIILDPARAGIAPKTLQKIINLNADRMVYVSCNPATQARDTELLREAGYLIKKISLVDQFPHTSHIETVVLFEKS, encoded by the coding sequence ATGCCACGTAGAGAACGCAACAAATTTGTAAAAAAGAATCAAGTTTTAGAATTAAAAATTGAAGATTACGCTTTCGGAGGAAAAGGAATTGCCAGAATTCATTCCGAAGAAGGAAGTTTCGTTGTATTTGTTCCAAATACGTTGCCTGGGCAATTGGTAAAAGCACAAATTAGCAAATCCAGCAAAAACTACGCAGAAGCTAAATTAATTGATGTTTTAGAACCATCTGAAGACGAAGTAGAAGTGGAATTTCAAGACATTCCTGGAGCGCCTTACATTCAATTACCAATTGAGCTTCAACATAGATATAAAAAAGAAAGTACTTTATCTTTATTCAAAAGAATAGGAAAAGTAGAAAATATAGAAGATTTATTCGACGAATTTGTAACCTCGCCAAACGTATTTCATTACAGAAATAAAATGGAATATGGTTTCTCTGCAATTGGTTATGACAGAATACATAAAACCGATAAAGACGAGTTTACTTTAGGTTTTAAAAGACGTGGAGTTTGGTGGATGGGCGATAATTTAGAGAAAGATTCTGGTTTGTTCGACAAACAAATGGAAGACAATCTAAAAAACATTCGTCAATATTGTATTGAAACTGGTTTAGATCCTTGGCATGGACCTAAAAAAGAAGGTTTCTTCAGATATTTTGTAGTTCGTAAATCTTTTAAAACAGACGAGTTATTATGTAATTTAGTAACAACTTCTCCTGATTTGGATAAGTTCGATTTACAAAAATTCGCAAATTTCCTAAAAGATATTTTTGGAGAACGTTTAGCTGGACTTCTACACACAATTAACGACGAAACTGGCGACAGAACAATCGCAACTTCAGGAAGTTTAGAACTCGTTTATGGAAAAGACAAAATCGTAGAAGAATTATTAGGTTTAAATTTTGAAATCAGCATGAAAAGCTTTTTTCAAACCAACCCAAAATGTGCAGAAAAACTCTATAACAAAGTGGTAGAATATGTTTTAGAAGACAAATCTAAAGTAGACAATACTGTGGTTATGGATTTATTCTGTGGTACAGGAACAATAGGGCAAATTGTTGCTTCTAAAAGCGAAAACGCAAAAATAGTTGGTGTAGATATTGTAGCTTCCGCAATTGCAGACGCAAAGAAAAACGCCAAAAGAAATAATATTGAAGGTTTAAAATTCTTTGCAGCAGATGTTGGTAAATTTTTAATTGCGCATCCTGAATATCAAAATAAAATAAAAACGATTATTTTAGATCCTGCAAGAGCAGGAATTGCACCAAAAACATTGCAGAAAATCATCAATTTAAATGCAGATAGAATGGTGTATGTTTCTTGTAATCCTGCAACACAGGCTAGAGATACAGAATTGTTAAGAGAAGCTGGTTATTTAATTAAAAAGATTAGTTTGGTAGATCAATTTCCACATACGAGTCATATTGAAACTGTGGTTTTGTTTGAAAAGAGTTAA
- a CDS encoding 4a-hydroxytetrahydrobiopterin dehydratase, whose protein sequence is MKLSDSAIEEKLETLLEWEYYDNALHTDFEFDNFKDCMSAMNRIAFECEALNHHPEWTNVYNTLDITLTTHDADGVTELDFKLAAAINKIVEVEEE, encoded by the coding sequence ATAAAACTTTCAGATTCAGCTATTGAAGAGAAATTAGAAACTCTACTTGAATGGGAATATTACGACAACGCTTTACATACAGATTTCGAGTTCGATAATTTTAAAGATTGTATGTCTGCAATGAACAGAATTGCCTTTGAGTGCGAAGCTTTAAATCATCATCCAGAATGGACGAATGTTTATAATACTTTAGATATTACATTAACAACGCACGATGCAGATGGAGTTACAGAGTTAGATTTTAAATTAGCAGCAGCAATCAACAAAATTGTAGAAGTTGAAGAAGAATAG
- a CDS encoding DUF6452 family protein, translating to MKKTLVLLLLSIVIFSACEKDDFCIQNPVTPKLVIDFYNNTSRETLKDITTLYVWVDGKDSIYEGSRENSIIIPLNTLATETIYNFSNGTSVDKFTVNYTPQEVYVSRSCGYKVIFNGITFTSENNWILDFTPTTLTTIDNQDETHVQIFH from the coding sequence TTGAAAAAAACACTTGTTTTATTATTACTATCAATTGTCATTTTTTCTGCTTGCGAGAAAGATGATTTTTGTATTCAAAACCCGGTTACACCAAAATTAGTAATCGATTTTTACAATAATACCAGTAGAGAAACCTTAAAAGACATTACAACATTATATGTTTGGGTAGATGGAAAAGACAGTATATATGAAGGTTCAAGAGAGAATTCCATCATTATTCCTTTAAACACTTTAGCTACCGAAACAATTTATAATTTTTCTAATGGTACAAGCGTAGATAAATTTACAGTTAACTACACACCACAAGAAGTTTACGTTTCTCGTTCTTGCGGCTATAAAGTTATTTTTAATGGTATTACATTTACATCAGAAAATAATTGGATATTAGATTTTACACCAACAACATTAACAACCATAGACAATCAAGATGAAACACATGTACAAATATTTCATTAG
- a CDS encoding DUF6048 family protein codes for MYKYFISICLFFVFVNGFSQDKKTTKNNTEKDTIIYKSKYGLRLGVDISKPIKSNIDGAYSGFELVGDYRISKRFYVAAELGYEEETNDEDYTNSTAKGSYIRLGFNYNAYENWLDMNNEISLGYRYGFSLFDQTLNSYTPNVNSTYFPANSVIVPQTASGLNAHWSEFIMGIKVETFNNFFVSFSVSYKVLMSVKDPENFKTLYSPGFNRIFESNTGFGFNYTLSYLIPFSKK; via the coding sequence ATGTACAAATATTTCATTAGCATTTGTTTGTTTTTTGTTTTTGTTAATGGATTTTCACAAGACAAAAAAACAACCAAAAATAATACTGAAAAAGATACTATTATTTATAAATCTAAATACGGACTTCGTTTAGGTGTAGATATTAGTAAACCTATAAAATCTAATATAGATGGAGCATATAGTGGTTTTGAACTTGTTGGAGATTATAGAATTTCTAAACGTTTTTATGTTGCTGCAGAATTAGGATATGAAGAAGAAACTAATGATGAAGATTATACAAACTCTACAGCCAAAGGAAGTTATATTAGATTAGGTTTTAACTATAACGCTTACGAGAATTGGTTAGATATGAATAACGAAATCTCTTTAGGATATAGATATGGTTTTAGTTTATTTGACCAAACTTTAAATTCTTACACACCCAATGTAAATAGCACTTATTTTCCTGCAAATTCGGTTATTGTGCCACAAACAGCAAGTGGTTTAAATGCACATTGGTCTGAATTTATTATGGGAATTAAAGTAGAAACTTTCAATAATTTCTTTGTAAGTTTTAGTGTTTCTTATAAAGTTTTAATGAGTGTAAAAGATCCAGAAAATTTTAAAACTTTATATTCACCAGGCTTTAATAGAATCTTTGAAAGCAATACTGGATTTGGGTTTAACTACACACTATCTTACTTAATTCCGTTCTCAAAAAAATAA
- a CDS encoding isopenicillin N synthase family dioxygenase, which translates to MNKIPSVNLNDFLSNDESRKQKFINEIGHAYENIGFVALKGHFLDDKLVSDLYSEIKNFFDLPTETKEKYEIPGIGGQRGYVSFGKESAKGKKEGDLKEFWHFGQYVDEDSKYAKEYPKNVQVEELPKFNEVGKETYQMLEKTAKYVLRSLALHLGLEETYFDNYIKNGNSILRPIHYPPIQTEPKGAERAAAHGDINLITLLMGAQGKGLQVQNHKGEWIDAMAEPDELMINVGDMLSRHSNNKLKSTIHRVVNPPKEMWGTSRYSIPFFMHPISDMKLDVLENCIDENNPKQFDDITAGEFLDERLRELGLKK; encoded by the coding sequence ATGAATAAAATACCTAGCGTAAATCTAAATGACTTTTTATCTAATGATGAAAGCCGCAAACAAAAATTTATAAATGAAATTGGTCATGCATATGAAAACATAGGTTTTGTAGCATTAAAAGGTCATTTTTTAGATGATAAATTAGTCTCTGATTTATATTCAGAAATTAAGAATTTTTTCGATTTACCAACTGAAACTAAAGAGAAATACGAAATTCCAGGAATTGGAGGACAAAGAGGTTATGTTTCTTTCGGAAAAGAATCTGCAAAAGGAAAAAAAGAAGGAGATTTAAAGGAATTTTGGCATTTTGGCCAATATGTAGATGAAGATTCTAAATACGCAAAAGAATACCCAAAAAATGTTCAAGTAGAAGAACTTCCAAAATTTAATGAAGTAGGAAAAGAAACCTACCAAATGCTAGAAAAAACAGCAAAGTATGTTTTACGTTCATTAGCATTGCATTTAGGTTTAGAAGAAACTTATTTCGATAATTATATAAAAAACGGAAATAGTATTCTTCGTCCAATTCATTATCCACCAATTCAAACAGAACCTAAAGGCGCAGAAAGAGCTGCTGCTCATGGAGACATTAATTTAATTACTTTATTAATGGGTGCGCAAGGAAAAGGTTTGCAGGTTCAAAATCATAAAGGAGAATGGATAGATGCTATGGCAGAACCAGATGAATTAATGATAAATGTTGGAGATATGCTATCTCGTCACAGTAACAATAAATTAAAATCTACTATTCACAGAGTTGTAAATCCGCCAAAAGAAATGTGGGGAACTTCTCGTTATTCAATTCCGTTTTTTATGCACCCAATTTCTGATATGAAATTAGATGTTTTAGAAAATTGTATAGATGAAAACAATCCAAAACAGTTTGATGATATTACTGCTGGTGAGTTTTTAGACGAACGTTTAAGAGAATTAGGCTTAAAAAAATAA
- a CDS encoding translation initiation factor: protein MDLKDQLKNLFPEHKETEEVVKEKTNIWMQDDPIICKYEKRKGKPITILEGYTGATEDFKILAKEIKTKLSVGGSFKDDKIIIQGDFRDKIMKMLTNKGFKVKRVGG from the coding sequence ATGGATTTAAAAGATCAACTAAAAAATTTGTTTCCAGAACACAAGGAAACTGAAGAAGTGGTAAAAGAAAAAACAAATATTTGGATGCAAGATGATCCAATTATTTGTAAGTATGAAAAACGTAAAGGAAAACCAATTACTATTTTAGAGGGTTATACAGGAGCAACAGAAGATTTTAAAATTCTTGCCAAAGAAATTAAGACAAAACTCTCTGTTGGTGGTAGTTTTAAAGATGATAAAATCATTATTCAAGGAGATTTTAGAGATAAAATAATGAAAATGTTAACCAACAAAGGGTTTAAAGTAAAACGCGTTGGCGGTTAA
- a CDS encoding DUF1835 domain-containing protein, translating to MRNSILHITNGDTTTNYLQKLKFSGEFITWREMLCEGKTTTDVGSENFWKNRFEFFKTSYKVSKQKFINYTVKEYRNLCNKKEQKEIVLWFEHDLFCQINMIAVISWLKRYRKGYHISLVCSGKVKGSQKMFSLPELSKEQIHQHYKDKIELTQDDIEYADYIWQLYCSDSPLRLETIYKFNPMSPFQYLATALEAHLQRFPSIENGLNKIENTILKTVNNHHFSTKNDLVNQLLKEQEVYGFGDLQYEHKINNLNKLFSSFNPVQLSEKGKEVLENQVNFYGKLRNDISYLGGSKKYSFLYNNNSEKLLQITS from the coding sequence ATGAGGAATTCAATATTACATATCACAAACGGAGATACTACTACTAATTATCTTCAAAAACTGAAATTTTCTGGAGAGTTTATTACATGGCGAGAAATGTTGTGTGAAGGAAAAACTACTACAGATGTTGGAAGTGAAAATTTCTGGAAAAATAGATTTGAGTTCTTTAAAACCTCATACAAAGTCAGCAAACAGAAATTTATAAATTATACGGTAAAAGAGTACAGAAACCTATGTAATAAAAAAGAGCAAAAAGAAATTGTTTTGTGGTTTGAGCACGATTTATTCTGCCAAATTAATATGATTGCAGTTATCAGTTGGCTAAAACGTTACAGAAAAGGGTATCATATTTCTCTTGTTTGTAGCGGAAAAGTAAAAGGTTCTCAAAAAATGTTTAGTTTACCTGAATTATCTAAAGAACAAATTCATCAACATTATAAAGATAAAATAGAATTAACACAAGACGACATTGAATATGCAGATTATATTTGGCAATTGTATTGTTCAGATAGTCCACTTCGTTTGGAAACGATTTATAAATTCAATCCAATGTCTCCTTTTCAATATTTAGCAACTGCTTTAGAAGCTCATTTACAGCGTTTTCCTTCTATAGAAAATGGTCTAAATAAAATTGAAAATACAATTTTAAAAACTGTAAATAATCATCATTTTTCAACAAAAAACGACCTAGTTAATCAACTTTTAAAAGAACAAGAAGTTTATGGCTTTGGAGATTTACAGTATGAACATAAAATAAATAACCTTAATAAATTATTCTCTTCATTTAACCCAGTTCAACTTTCTGAAAAAGGAAAAGAGGTTTTAGAAAATCAAGTTAATTTTTACGGCAAATTACGTAATGATATTTCGTATCTTGGCGGCTCTAAAAAATACAGTTTTTTATATAATAACAATTCAGAAAAGCTGCTTCAAATAACATCATAG
- a CDS encoding nucleoside phosphorylase yields MSIKESELILNPDGSVYHLNLRPENIATDIIFVGDQDRVDKITKSFDSIEFTTQKREFKTSTGSYKGKRLSVISTGIGPDNIDIVLNELDALVNIDLQTRQIKKNLTVLNIVRIGTSGSLQKDIPVDSFLMSSHGLDLNGMLHSYQIEEISNTEIENAFVKHTNWSAKKSHPILISNSTELENKLKSDKTYSGITATAGGFYGPQGRVLRLGLQDKELNNKIDSFNFKGNRITNLEMETSAIYGLSKLLGHNAVSMNAIIANRANGTFSKDYKQVVVDLIEYTLDKLVE; encoded by the coding sequence ATGAGTATTAAAGAATCTGAACTCATCTTAAATCCCGATGGTAGTGTATATCATCTAAATTTAAGACCAGAAAATATTGCTACAGATATAATTTTTGTTGGCGACCAAGATAGAGTCGATAAAATTACAAAGAGTTTCGATTCTATAGAATTTACAACTCAAAAAAGAGAATTTAAAACTTCCACAGGAAGTTATAAAGGTAAAAGACTTTCAGTAATTTCAACCGGAATTGGTCCTGATAATATAGATATTGTTTTAAATGAATTAGATGCACTAGTAAACATCGATTTACAAACAAGACAAATCAAAAAAAACTTAACAGTTTTAAATATTGTTAGAATTGGTACTTCTGGTTCTTTACAAAAAGACATTCCTGTAGATTCATTTCTAATGAGTTCTCATGGATTAGATTTAAATGGAATGCTTCACTCCTATCAAATTGAGGAAATTTCGAATACTGAAATAGAAAACGCTTTTGTAAAACATACTAATTGGAGCGCAAAAAAATCGCATCCAATATTAATTTCTAATAGTACAGAATTAGAAAACAAATTAAAATCTGATAAAACTTATTCTGGAATTACAGCAACTGCTGGAGGTTTTTATGGACCGCAAGGACGCGTTTTACGTTTAGGTTTACAAGACAAAGAATTAAATAATAAAATAGATTCTTTCAATTTTAAAGGAAATAGAATTACAAATTTAGAAATGGAAACTTCTGCAATTTATGGTTTGTCTAAATTATTAGGCCATAATGCAGTTTCTATGAATGCAATTATTGCTAACAGAGCAAATGGTACTTTTAGCAAAGATTACAAACAAGTTGTAGTAGATTTAATAGAATATACACTTGATAAATTAGTGGAGTAA